A single Planctomycetota bacterium DNA region contains:
- a CDS encoding methyltransferase domain-containing protein translates to MAMNPEEILVCPNCRGKLKSGPTLVCLLCHRSYPISHGIIDLRTGVTQKGEWDLSVFEKGYEKMGYYKDEYGWAESGGYPRYVADYRYSRVKGKIIDWLKPQNDDMILDVGCGVGYFLFDIMNKYSNININMIGIDPALPNIYWLNYRVKEENKTNIIGILGDAESLPFKDGIFNAIVTSEVIEHIFDKPKAIREMYRVLKQGGRLFMSTPSRFMVRFWEGFFWLPQKIKRLFIPPKSNPNEKAVFDKPATKKQLKRYLKEAGFSIENFRQNVIMPHESYLQFFPDILVRLIIKTASFMEAHFAPLVSWAGLHYVIHAKKQ, encoded by the coding sequence ATGGCTATGAATCCGGAAGAAATATTAGTTTGCCCTAACTGCCGTGGGAAATTAAAATCAGGCCCAACCCTGGTTTGTTTGTTGTGCCATCGTTCTTATCCCATTTCCCATGGCATTATTGACCTGAGGACCGGAGTGACCCAAAAAGGCGAATGGGATTTAAGCGTCTTTGAAAAAGGCTACGAGAAAATGGGGTATTATAAAGATGAATACGGTTGGGCGGAATCAGGCGGATACCCGCGTTACGTTGCCGATTACCGGTATTCACGGGTCAAAGGTAAAATTATTGATTGGCTAAAGCCTCAAAATGATGATATGATTCTTGATGTCGGATGCGGGGTCGGCTATTTCCTTTTTGATATCATGAATAAATATAGTAATATTAATATAAATATGATAGGGATAGACCCAGCCCTGCCCAATATTTATTGGCTTAATTACCGCGTTAAAGAAGAAAATAAAACCAACATAATCGGCATTTTAGGGGATGCGGAGTCATTGCCTTTTAAAGACGGAATATTCAATGCAATCGTTACCTCTGAAGTTATCGAGCATATATTTGACAAGCCTAAGGCGATAAGAGAGATGTATCGGGTATTGAAGCAAGGCGGGCGCTTATTTATGAGCACCCCGTCCCGCTTTATGGTCAGATTCTGGGAAGGTTTTTTCTGGCTGCCCCAAAAGATAAAAAGATTGTTTATTCCGCCAAAATCAAACCCTAATGAAAAAGCGGTCTTTGACAAACCGGCGACCAAAAAGCAGTTAAAACGGTATTTAAAAGAAGCCGGTTTTTCCATAGAAAACTTTCGGCAAAACGTAATTATGCCCCATGAAAGCTATTTGCAGTTTTTCCCGGATATTTTAGTCCGGTTGATTATAAAAACAGCGTCATTTATGGAAGCGCACTTTGCCCCGTTGGTTAGTTGGGCGGGGTTGCATTATGTGATTCATGCTAAAAAGCAATAA
- a CDS encoding glycosyltransferase — MINLMYVVDDLGMGGPTIFVNTLKHLDKTKYNITVCCLFGGGELVPDVENAGIKVVVLGLRKWKPWLVFKLAWLMRKQHTQIVHTHLWASNVIGGLSAVLARIPEIITTLHHTTEKRSRAELVTEKMISCFTAKTIAVSKYVKSSFADKANINPSKIDVIYNNIDLDNFVVNNAALIKKKQALGITDDSVVIGTVANLSSIKGHRYLIRAIPLVLKEYSSVKFIFVGRGHLRDILEKQAKGTGVFNSILFLGVRNDISELTSLFDLVVLPSLSEGLGVVLLEAMAMKKAIVATQAGGIPEVVSNGITGILVPPADSGSLAQAIIKLLKNKELRDKMGQKGYERVKESFNYPRMIKELEAMYDGLIKK, encoded by the coding sequence ATGATTAATTTAATGTATGTTGTGGATGATTTAGGAATGGGTGGTCCAACTATTTTTGTTAATACCCTTAAACATCTGGATAAAACTAAATATAACATCACGGTTTGCTGTCTGTTTGGCGGAGGGGAATTAGTTCCGGATGTGGAAAATGCCGGAATAAAAGTAGTTGTTTTAGGGCTGCGGAAATGGAAACCTTGGCTAGTCTTTAAATTGGCCTGGCTGATGAGAAAACAGCATACTCAGATTGTCCATACTCATCTTTGGGCATCAAATGTTATAGGCGGGCTTTCCGCTGTTTTGGCGCGTATCCCGGAAATAATTACCACATTGCATCATACGACTGAAAAACGTTCAAGAGCAGAGTTAGTTACAGAAAAAATGATTTCCTGTTTTACCGCTAAAACTATCGCTGTTTCTAAATATGTAAAATCATCTTTTGCAGATAAAGCAAATATTAACCCATCTAAAATAGATGTAATATATAATAATATCGATTTAGATAATTTTGTTGTCAATAATGCAGCTTTGATAAAAAAGAAACAGGCATTAGGAATTACTGATGATTCAGTTGTGATTGGCACGGTAGCTAATCTTTCCTCCATTAAAGGGCATCGATATTTAATAAGAGCAATTCCTTTGGTTTTAAAAGAGTACTCAAGTGTAAAATTCATATTTGTTGGCAGAGGTCATTTAAGAGATATATTGGAAAAACAAGCTAAAGGAACAGGCGTGTTTAATTCTATTTTGTTTTTAGGCGTGAGAAACGACATTTCTGAATTAACTTCATTGTTTGATTTAGTCGTATTACCTTCTTTAAGCGAAGGGCTGGGGGTAGTTCTTTTGGAAGCCATGGCAATGAAAAAAGCTATCGTTGCCACTCAAGCTGGAGGTATTCCTGAAGTAGTATCGAACGGTATTACGGGAATTTTAGTGCCGCCGGCTGATTCCGGTTCTTTAGCACAAGCAATTATTAAACTGCTTAAAAACAAGGAACTAAGGGACAAAATGGGGCAAAAAGGCTATGAACGGGTAAAGGAATCTTTTAACTATCCCAGGATGATTAAAGAATTGGAAGCAATGTATGATGGACTTATAAAGAAATAA
- a CDS encoding glycosyltransferase family 2 protein, producing MNIPLVSIIIPCYNYGCYLSEAIESALNQTYKPIEIIVISDGSTDNTIEVAQKYPVRLINQVHKGAGTTFNNGVLASTGEYCVILNADDKIHPSYVEKTLSVLLKHNVTFVYTYMTLFGTINGLVKHDEYNLKHLKLGQSINGSGLIKKSAYLESGGCDPSIAVIEEWNLWLAFAEKKYYGKLLPEPLLFFRVHKQKPRTKLRGKVLITARQILQKHRSLYNPLELFLVDKLFVIRHYIDRRLFPPCSRRRTIYKGLTEYVKNMIINRV from the coding sequence ATGAATATCCCGTTAGTAAGTATTATTATCCCGTGCTATAATTACGGGTGTTATTTAAGTGAGGCGATTGAAAGCGCCCTTAATCAGACTTATAAGCCAATTGAGATTATTGTGATAAGCGATGGGTCAACGGATAATACCATAGAAGTTGCGCAGAAATATCCGGTGAGATTAATTAATCAGGTTCACAAGGGAGCAGGAACGACTTTTAATAATGGGGTTTTGGCGTCAACAGGTGAATACTGTGTCATTTTAAATGCCGATGATAAAATCCACCCATCTTATGTAGAAAAAACACTTTCTGTCTTGTTGAAACATAATGTTACGTTTGTATATACTTATATGACGTTATTTGGCACAATAAATGGGCTGGTAAAACACGATGAATATAATTTGAAGCATCTTAAATTAGGGCAATCTATTAACGGAAGCGGTTTGATAAAGAAATCGGCTTATCTTGAATCAGGCGGATGTGACCCATCTATCGCGGTTATTGAAGAATGGAATTTATGGCTTGCTTTTGCTGAAAAAAAGTATTATGGTAAATTACTTCCCGAACCCTTGCTTTTTTTTAGGGTGCATAAACAAAAACCCAGGACGAAGTTGCGAGGAAAAGTTTTGATAACGGCTAGGCAGATATTGCAAAAACACCGTTCTTTATATAATCCATTGGAATTATTCTTAGTAGATAAATTATTCGTGATTCGCCACTATATTGATAGACGGTTGTTTCCTCCCTGCTCACGGCGCCGGACTATTTATAAAGGGCTTACGGAATATGTGAAAAATATGATAATTAATAGAGTATAA
- a CDS encoding class I SAM-dependent methyltransferase, giving the protein MNEHKKLKANARWYKSRKSFDYHLIKYGAKTILKHIGGPAVLEMSCGSGVMTEELVKRFPGLTVVEGSPLYIRETMKFVNPKKAEFICALFEDFTPKEKFNDIIMSSILEHVANPVKLLKRVKRWLAPHGRIHLIVPNAHSLHRRIGKAMGLIKRLDQLQKQDYLIGHRRYYSLMALQTDIKKAGLKTGIIEGVFLKPLSNQQMMGWDKETLDAFYEIGKEIPEYCAQLYLMGKSN; this is encoded by the coding sequence ATGAATGAACATAAAAAGTTGAAGGCGAACGCCCGCTGGTATAAAAGCAGGAAAAGTTTTGATTATCATCTTATTAAATACGGGGCTAAAACTATTCTTAAGCATATAGGCGGGCCGGCTGTTTTGGAGATGAGTTGCGGGAGCGGTGTAATGACGGAGGAATTAGTTAAACGATTTCCCGGTCTCACTGTTGTAGAAGGTTCGCCGTTATATATAAGAGAAACCATGAAATTCGTGAACCCAAAAAAGGCGGAATTTATCTGCGCGCTCTTTGAAGATTTTACGCCTAAAGAAAAGTTTAATGATATCATAATGTCAAGTATTCTGGAACATGTTGCTAACCCTGTTAAATTGCTCAAGCGTGTGAAAAGGTGGCTTGCGCCCCATGGGCGGATTCATCTCATCGTCCCGAATGCCCATTCATTGCACAGGAGAATTGGTAAGGCAATGGGATTAATAAAAAGATTAGACCAACTTCAGAAGCAGGATTACCTTATCGGGCATCGCCGATATTATTCCTTAATGGCCTTACAAACGGATATTAAAAAAGCAGGGTTAAAGACGGGAATAATCGAAGGCGTTTTCTTGAAACCATTGTCTAACCAACAAATGATGGGATGGGATAAAGAAACGCTTGATGCCTTTTATGAAATAGGCAAAGAAATACCGGAATATTGCGCGCAGTTGTATTTAATGGGTAAATCAAATTAG
- a CDS encoding HAD family hydrolase has translation MEIPENIKLIVFDLDGTIIDLDVDWACLKERLHRRTLKEYNYDCDFNRLDESLILIKNKFGQDAYSKLINMIADEEINGVKTGNLKQEMIGFIKKRYVPNMAIFSSNTKRAIEYSLKRLGLSSFFSCIISKEDVTNPKPSSEGLKKIISFYGVSNKDILFIGNTNADKEAGKNAGVTTYIYE, from the coding sequence ATGGAAATCCCGGAAAATATAAAACTTATCGTATTTGACCTTGACGGAACCATTATTGATTTGGATGTAGACTGGGCTTGCCTTAAAGAAAGACTTCATCGGCGCACCCTGAAAGAATATAATTATGATTGCGATTTCAACCGATTAGATGAAAGCCTGATATTAATAAAGAATAAATTCGGGCAAGATGCTTATTCTAAACTGATTAATATGATTGCGGATGAAGAGATAAACGGGGTGAAAACAGGCAATCTAAAACAGGAAATGATTGGATTTATCAAGAAACGGTATGTGCCGAATATGGCGATATTTTCTTCCAATACTAAAAGAGCGATTGAATATAGTTTGAAACGGCTTGGGTTATCCTCATTCTTTAGTTGTATTATAAGCAAGGAAGATGTAACCAACCCAAAACCGTCTTCCGAAGGGCTGAAGAAAATAATATCTTTTTATGGGGTATCTAATAAAGATATTTTATTTATCGGGAATACTAATGCTGATAAAGAAGCTGGCAAAAATGCCGGTGTTACCACTTATATTTATGAATGA
- a CDS encoding ATP-grasp domain-containing protein, translating into MKRILVTGAGGSAGINFIESLRMSKESFYIVGGDINRWHLELPRIDKGYILPYYNEPDYMDKLNGLIEKEKIEMVHTQPDIELDIISENREKVSARVFLPAKETLRVCRSKLATNVILSRNKIPIPLSYQIGRIEDIPDIMKKLQKRNEVVWLRAIKGAGSKAALPVRSFRQAKEWIHYWRATKRLESKDFMLAEYLPGREFAFQSLWKDGKLVTSQARSRLEYYMGNLFPSGQSSSPSVAATVHRRDVNRIAARAILGIDKKATGVFCVDMKENEKGMPCVTEVNAGRFFTTSNFFSLAGVNMPYYYVKLAYGEKLPQLKQYNALPENLYWIRLPDKGPILVKGERWKSRKI; encoded by the coding sequence ATGAAACGTATTTTAGTTACCGGCGCAGGCGGGTCGGCTGGAATTAATTTTATAGAGTCTCTAAGAATGTCTAAAGAATCGTTTTATATCGTGGGGGGCGATATTAACCGGTGGCATCTGGAGCTGCCCCGGATTGATAAAGGTTATATCCTGCCTTACTATAACGAACCCGATTATATGGATAAACTTAACGGGCTGATTGAAAAAGAAAAGATAGAGATGGTTCATACCCAGCCGGATATAGAATTGGATATTATTTCCGAAAACAGGGAGAAAGTTTCCGCACGGGTGTTTTTACCGGCAAAGGAGACGCTTCGGGTTTGCCGCAGTAAATTAGCAACCAATGTAATTTTAAGCCGTAATAAAATACCGATTCCCCTTTCTTATCAAATAGGCAGGATTGAAGATATTCCCGATATAATGAAAAAGCTGCAGAAGAGAAATGAAGTGGTTTGGTTAAGGGCAATAAAGGGAGCCGGTTCCAAGGCGGCTTTGCCCGTCCGGTCTTTCAGGCAAGCTAAGGAGTGGATACATTACTGGCGTGCTACGAAACGGCTGGAATCAAAGGATTTTATGCTGGCGGAATACCTGCCGGGACGGGAATTTGCCTTTCAGAGCTTATGGAAGGATGGAAAACTGGTTACTTCCCAGGCACGGTCAAGATTAGAGTATTATATGGGAAATCTCTTTCCCAGCGGGCAATCTTCCAGCCCATCCGTAGCGGCGACTGTCCATCGGCGCGATGTTAACCGGATTGCGGCGAGGGCTATCCTGGGCATAGATAAGAAGGCGACCGGTGTTTTTTGCGTGGATATGAAGGAAAACGAGAAGGGAATGCCCTGCGTAACAGAAGTTAATGCCGGCAGGTTTTTCACCACCAGTAATTTCTTTTCCCTGGCAGGCGTTAATATGCCTTATTATTATGTTAAACTTGCCTATGGAGAGAAACTGCCCCAATTAAAGCAATATAACGCCTTGCCGGAAAATCTATACTGGATTCGTCTCCCGGATAAAGGCCCGATATTAGTGAAAGGCGAGAGATGGAAATCCCGGAAAATATAA
- a CDS encoding oligosaccharide flippase family protein translates to MEQSLSRKVFRNTVYNLIGQFWGMLVMLGLTPYIINRIGVERFGVWAIVGVLTGYFGLLDFGIRSSFIKYISEYYARKEDDKINQVVNTGFVFYLIFGIVITGAAFLLIGPLLGIFKIPQELAGEARLVLMLGMISMALVNVSAVFESVPMGLQRMDISSKVSVAVSFPNIIGTILFLEMGYGLAGLMLNRIIIVLLGGLVNFIISFRVLPSFRFGFLMSKGDMFKRLITFGYKIQLASIYSMITLSVDKLLIGYFLPIGLVTFYQLGNCLTGTVKGIVTLPASVLLPAFSEVDGRGEREKLIEGYKRTSKYLSLIALPFFTFVIVSASQIMMVWMGEGYEDSVRIAQLLAIGHLASVLAGGIGNQLLRGIGHPEVEMHAGLINVLINLPLSVFFIIKFGLLGAALGTMASWFIASFYYFRRMHQIIHLPMGYFIKTTFLKTTMLCLVLGMPLWFLPALSNQLSIESARITAGVVLIIQAVLFWGGYFIALCYIKPLDKMDVLLLFQNRLPWLEKVMAKFSVS, encoded by the coding sequence ATGGAACAGAGCCTATCACGAAAGGTGTTTCGCAATACCGTTTATAACTTAATCGGACAGTTTTGGGGTATGCTGGTCATGCTTGGGTTGACCCCGTATATCATTAATCGTATCGGGGTAGAGCGTTTCGGAGTCTGGGCGATTGTCGGAGTCTTGACCGGTTATTTCGGATTATTGGATTTTGGAATCCGGTCTTCATTCATAAAGTATATTTCTGAATATTATGCCCGGAAAGAAGATGATAAAATCAACCAGGTTGTTAATACCGGATTTGTTTTTTACCTCATATTCGGAATAGTGATAACCGGCGCGGCTTTTTTGCTTATCGGCCCGTTACTGGGCATTTTCAAAATCCCTCAGGAATTAGCCGGTGAAGCCCGGTTGGTGTTAATGCTTGGAATGATTTCAATGGCTTTAGTAAATGTTTCAGCGGTTTTTGAGAGCGTCCCGATGGGGTTACAGAGAATGGATATTTCAAGCAAAGTAAGCGTCGCGGTTTCTTTCCCCAATATTATCGGAACGATATTGTTTTTAGAGATGGGATACGGATTGGCGGGATTAATGCTTAACAGGATAATAATTGTTTTGTTGGGCGGCTTGGTAAATTTCATAATCTCGTTTAGGGTTTTGCCTTCTTTCCGCTTCGGTTTTTTAATGTCAAAAGGAGATATGTTTAAACGCCTGATTACATTCGGCTATAAAATCCAGCTCGCCTCCATATATTCAATGATAACCCTTAGCGTAGATAAATTATTAATAGGATATTTTTTGCCGATAGGCTTGGTGACTTTTTACCAATTGGGAAACTGCCTAACCGGAACGGTAAAGGGAATCGTTACGTTGCCTGCTTCTGTTTTACTGCCTGCTTTTTCAGAGGTGGATGGGCGGGGTGAGCGGGAAAAATTAATCGAAGGCTATAAACGGACCAGTAAATATCTTTCATTAATCGCCCTGCCGTTTTTTACCTTCGTGATTGTGTCCGCCTCGCAGATAATGATGGTCTGGATGGGGGAAGGGTATGAGGATTCCGTTCGCATTGCCCAACTGCTTGCTATCGGGCATCTTGCTTCCGTCTTAGCCGGAGGAATCGGCAACCAGCTTTTGCGTGGAATCGGGCATCCGGAAGTAGAGATGCATGCGGGTTTAATCAATGTCCTGATTAACCTTCCTTTAAGCGTTTTCTTCATTATTAAATTCGGCTTGTTAGGAGCGGCTTTAGGAACAATGGCATCCTGGTTTATTGCTTCCTTTTATTACTTTAGAAGAATGCATCAGATAATCCATTTGCCGATGGGTTATTTTATCAAAACCACCTTTCTGAAAACAACAATGTTGTGCCTTGTTTTAGGGATGCCGTTGTGGTTTTTGCCCGCTTTATCCAATCAATTATCCATTGAATCTGCCCGTATTACTGCCGGAGTCGTTTTGATAATCCAGGCGGTATTATTCTGGGGCGGATACTTTATCGCGCTTTGTTACATTAAGCCGTTGGATAAAATGGATGTTTTGCTGTTATTCCAAAACCGTTTGCCATGGCTGGAAAAGGTAATGGCAAAATTTAGTGTTTCGTAA
- a CDS encoding class I SAM-dependent methyltransferase: protein MEYVSCALCGADKAEAVYTISDLKVVRCLKCGLVYTNPRLSDDERARLYSEDYFRNQSSPDVPSFDYIQNKELFYADAQRRLRGIMKFKRSGKILEIGCATGGFLDVAREYGWEPYGVEISPWASDYARNKLGLNVVTGNLEDASFPDSFFDVIAMYHVLEHLPLPKQAIQKAARLLKADGLLVITVPDINSGNARRMKERWVNLVPKIHLYHFSKETLTKLLSENGFGIIKSVREGGTGLLNKGAEGKTRPNPLLKAIKYLNWARPIVHGLAIKLLKRWDFITVYARKRQAL, encoded by the coding sequence ATGGAATATGTTTCCTGTGCGCTCTGTGGAGCGGATAAGGCGGAAGCGGTCTATACCATATCCGATTTAAAGGTCGTCCGTTGCCTTAAATGCGGCCTGGTCTACACCAATCCGCGCCTGTCTGATGACGAGCGCGCCCGTCTTTATTCGGAGGATTATTTCAGGAACCAGTCCTCGCCGGATGTTCCCAGCTTCGATTACATCCAAAACAAAGAGCTTTTCTACGCCGATGCCCAAAGGCGGTTAAGAGGCATAATGAAATTCAAGCGTTCCGGGAAAATACTGGAAATCGGCTGTGCCACAGGCGGATTCCTCGATGTCGCCCGGGAATACGGCTGGGAGCCTTATGGGGTGGAAATATCTCCCTGGGCATCTGATTATGCACGGAATAAATTGGGATTAAACGTCGTTACCGGCAATCTTGAAGATGCTTCTTTCCCTGATAGCTTTTTTGATGTTATCGCGATGTATCATGTCCTGGAGCATCTGCCTTTGCCCAAGCAGGCTATCCAAAAAGCGGCGCGCCTTTTAAAAGCGGACGGGCTTTTGGTGATAACCGTTCCGGATATCAATTCCGGCAATGCCCGCCGGATGAAGGAACGCTGGGTGAATTTAGTTCCCAAGATTCATCTATATCACTTCTCCAAAGAAACCTTAACCAAACTGCTTTCCGAAAACGGATTCGGAATCATTAAGTCTGTCAGAGAAGGCGGGACGGGATTATTAAATAAGGGCGCGGAGGGCAAAACACGCCCGAATCCGTTGCTCAAGGCAATAAAATACCTGAATTGGGCGCGCCCGATTGTGCATGGCTTGGCGATAAAGCTGTTAAAAAGGTGGGATTTTATCACCGTCTATGCCCGTAAAAGACAGGCGCTATAA
- a CDS encoding AAA family ATPase, translating to MKVKEIKLHQFRHFINQSLSFDPYVTVLIGKNDTGKTSILHRLFDQYIKNGGMAGWDISQLKNADPNSIRFNSLWVVEDKDIKNDKFTQLLGNKKPKLITICYQHRSDIPKNQSYSLLADTENINIYEDNTEFPAITEDMRNFEQSVLPKIRYINLSEKVALNELFEAQFYETGPCITETPLSDQPSEFMPFTTEKLLLSIVDLKANIRANHNVDAPWAETTKHNSPRLRPLNLTQEEIEQKLKELSEKITGVLQKWWRDPADLTFEIRLAGNSHSKESSYKRNSFLLTAQIRDENKLRYYGTGLNWFLTFVIEYLFIQKLENQTIVLFDEPACNLHPNAQRIVVKMLNELSQKHQVAYSTHSPFMIDWNFPQRIRLFTRNPKTKATKIDNKPYAPRDENKFLNIWDPLKVSIGVSFGDLGFLGEQNIFVEGISDQVILANISDYFKSNGKTHLDLTKISIIPCNDGAALEPFLKTASSQNKKSIVLCDSDDGNKDMIKVAEKCHTPTIEINQITGSSNQNESIEDLVGIDIYIKSVNDFYQGFDWFTPITPDKFNDCSLSIDSNWTLGRKLMQYFKLKLSKDFNKNGVAIHYANSLLNGSVKASESFIPLFVEINKSFN from the coding sequence ATGAAAGTAAAAGAAATAAAACTACATCAATTTAGACATTTTATAAATCAGTCTTTATCTTTTGATCCTTATGTAACAGTTCTTATTGGCAAGAATGATACAGGAAAAACGAGCATACTTCACCGATTATTTGACCAATACATAAAAAACGGTGGCATGGCCGGTTGGGATATAAGCCAGTTAAAAAATGCAGATCCAAACAGTATAAGATTTAATTCATTGTGGGTAGTTGAAGATAAGGATATCAAAAACGATAAGTTCACTCAACTATTAGGGAATAAAAAACCAAAACTAATTACAATTTGTTATCAGCATCGTTCGGATATACCTAAAAACCAATCATATTCTTTATTAGCCGATACAGAAAATATCAATATCTATGAAGATAATACAGAGTTTCCGGCTATTACAGAAGATATGAGAAACTTTGAACAATCTGTTTTGCCAAAGATAAGATATATTAATCTTTCTGAAAAAGTTGCACTAAATGAACTATTTGAAGCACAATTTTATGAAACAGGTCCATGCATTACAGAAACCCCTCTATCTGATCAACCTAGTGAATTTATGCCTTTTACTACGGAAAAATTACTGCTTTCAATTGTAGATTTAAAAGCTAACATTAGAGCAAACCACAATGTAGATGCGCCGTGGGCTGAAACTACGAAGCATAATTCACCACGGCTAAGGCCATTAAATCTTACTCAAGAGGAAATAGAACAAAAATTAAAGGAATTATCTGAAAAAATAACAGGTGTTTTGCAAAAGTGGTGGAGGGATCCTGCAGATCTTACTTTCGAGATTAGGCTAGCGGGGAATAGTCACAGTAAAGAATCCAGTTACAAGAGAAATAGTTTTCTTCTAACAGCACAGATACGAGACGAGAATAAACTGCGCTATTACGGGACAGGTCTCAATTGGTTTTTAACGTTTGTTATAGAATATTTGTTTATCCAAAAATTAGAAAATCAGACCATTGTTTTATTTGATGAGCCAGCCTGTAATTTGCATCCTAACGCACAACGCATTGTTGTAAAGATGCTAAATGAATTGTCACAGAAACATCAAGTTGCATATTCTACCCATTCTCCTTTTATGATAGATTGGAATTTCCCGCAACGGATTAGATTGTTTACCAGAAATCCTAAAACCAAAGCGACTAAGATTGATAATAAGCCCTATGCGCCAAGGGATGAAAATAAATTTCTTAATATATGGGATCCTCTAAAAGTGTCTATTGGGGTTTCCTTTGGCGATTTAGGTTTTCTGGGAGAACAGAATATTTTTGTTGAGGGCATATCAGATCAGGTAATTTTAGCTAATATTTCGGATTATTTTAAGTCTAATGGGAAAACGCATCTTGATTTAACTAAAATAAGCATTATTCCATGTAACGATGGTGCGGCTTTAGAACCATTCCTGAAAACGGCTAGTAGTCAGAACAAAAAGTCAATTGTTCTATGTGATAGCGATGATGGAAATAAAGATATGATTAAAGTAGCTGAAAAATGCCACACTCCAACTATTGAAATTAATCAAATTACGGGTTCTTCTAATCAAAACGAATCAATAGAAGACCTTGTCGGCATAGACATCTATATAAAATCAGTAAATGATTTTTATCAGGGATTTGATTGGTTTACTCCTATAACACCTGATAAATTTAATGATTGCTCATTAAGCATCGATAGCAATTGGACATTAGGAAGAAAACTAATGCAGTACTTTAAACTGAAATTATCTAAAGACTTTAATAAAAATGGTGTCGCAATTCATTATGCTAATTCGTTGTTAAATGGCTCTGTTAAGGCTTCCGAGAGTTTTATCCCTCTATTTGTAGAGATAAACAAAAGTTTTAATTAA